A genomic window from Diceros bicornis minor isolate mBicDic1 chromosome 35, mDicBic1.mat.cur, whole genome shotgun sequence includes:
- the DERL3 gene encoding derlin-3 isoform X8, giving the protein MAWRGLAAEFLQVPAVTRAYTAACVLTTAAVQLELLSPFQLYFNPHLVLRKFQVWRLVTNFLFFGPLGFSFFFNMLFVFRYCRMLEEGFFRGRKADFVFMFLFGGVLMTLLGLLGSLFFLGQALTAMLVYVWSRRSPRVRVNFFGLLTFQAPFLPWALVGFSLLLGNSILVDLLGSAGPGLWTVEGGLGIPRLSPGIAVGHIYYFLEDVFPNQPGGKRLLLTPRFLKLLLDAPEEDPNYLPLPEEQPGPLQQ; this is encoded by the exons ATGGCGTGGCGGGGGCTGGCGGCCGAGTTTCTGCAGGTGCCGGCGGTGACGCGGGCCTACACCGCGGCCTGCGTCCTCACCACCGCCGCCGTG CAGCTGGAGCTCCTCAGCCCTTTCCAGCTCTACTTCAACCCGCACCTCGTGCTCCGGAAGTTCCAG GTCTGGAGGCTCGTCACCAACTTCCTCTTCTTCGGGCCCCTGGGATTCAGCTTCTTCTTCAACATGCTCTTCGT GTTCCGCTACTGCCGCATGCTGGAGGAGGGGTTCTTCCGCGGCCGCAAGGCCGACTTCGTCTTCATGTTTCTCTTCGGGGGCGTCCTCATGACC ctgctggggctgctgggcAGCCTGTtcttcctgggccaggccctcacaGCCATGCTGGTGTACGTCTGGAGCCGCCGCAGCCCTCGAGTGAGGGTCAACTTCTTCGGCCTCCTCACCTTCCAGGCACCGTTCCTGCCCTGGGCGCTCGTGGGCTTCTCCCTGCTGCTGGGCAACTCCATCCTCGTGGACCTGCTGG GCTCTGCTGGCCCCGGGCTCTGGACTGTGGAGGGTGGCCTCGGCATTCCCCGGCTCTCCCCAGGGATTGCCGTGGGCCACATCTACTACTTCCTGGAGGATGTCTTCCCCAACCAGCCTGGAGGCAAGAGGCTGCTGCTGACCCCCAGGTTCCT GAAGCTGCTACTGGACGCCCCAGAGGAGGACCCCAATTACTTGCCCCTCCCCGAGGAGCAGCCGGGACCCCTGCAGCAGTGA
- the DERL3 gene encoding derlin-3 isoform X5: MAWRGLAAEFLQVPAVTRAYTAACVLTTAAVQLELLSPFQLYFNPHLVLRKFQVPLLPHAGGGVLPRPQGRLRLHVSLRGRPHDPAGAAGQPVLPGPGPHSHAGVRLEPPQPSSEGQLLRPPHLPGTVPALGARGLLPAAGQLHPRGPAGLCWPRALDCGGWPRHSPALPRDCRGPHLLLPGGCLPQPAWRQEAAADPQVPLSVGPSPQEAATGRPRGGPQLLAPPRGAAGTPAAVTPSRAGPAPGARVPASGRPPSHLSPLLAAEQSVLEAGPVPRAHPNKQNDLQSLRPQHCSPASAGHPLPCWAGAAGLDPGPPSLVLPCPPSALGVGLAQGTALLPPSLAYHLRPIVSGRMGGPERVTNLPTVAQQSFELTDGTRGVLISALLVP; the protein is encoded by the exons ATGGCGTGGCGGGGGCTGGCGGCCGAGTTTCTGCAGGTGCCGGCGGTGACGCGGGCCTACACCGCGGCCTGCGTCCTCACCACCGCCGCCGTG CAGCTGGAGCTCCTCAGCCCTTTCCAGCTCTACTTCAACCCGCACCTCGTGCTCCGGAAGTTCCAG GTTCCGCTACTGCCGCATGCTGGAGGAGGGGTTCTTCCGCGGCCGCAAGGCCGACTTCGTCTTCATGTTTCTCTTCGGGGGCGTCCTCATGACC ctgctggggctgctgggcAGCCTGTtcttcctgggccaggccctcacaGCCATGCTGGTGTACGTCTGGAGCCGCCGCAGCCCTCGAGTGAGGGTCAACTTCTTCGGCCTCCTCACCTTCCAGGCACCGTTCCTGCCCTGGGCGCTCGTGGGCTTCTCCCTGCTGCTGGGCAACTCCATCCTCGTGGACCTGCTGG GCTCTGCTGGCCCCGGGCTCTGGACTGTGGAGGGTGGCCTCGGCATTCCCCGGCTCTCCCCAGGGATTGCCGTGGGCCACATCTACTACTTCCTGGAGGATGTCTTCCCCAACCAGCCTGGAGGCAAGAGGCTGCTGCTGACCCCCAGGTTCCT CTCAGCGTGGGCCCCTCCCCACAGGAAGCTGCTACTGGACGCCCCAGAGGAGGACCCCAATTACTTGCCCCTCCCCGAGGAGCAGCCGGGACCCCTGCAGCAGTGACCCCATCcagggcagggccagccccaggagcccGTGTCCCGGCCTCTGGCCGGCCTCCATCCCACCTCTCACCCCTGCTTGCAGCAGAGCAgtctgttctggaggctgggcctGTGCCCAGGGCCCACCCGAATAAACAGAATGACCTGCAGTCTCTTCGCCCACAGCACTGCTCCCCTGCCTCGGCCGGCCACCCCCTTCCATGCTGGGCAGGGGCTGCTGGCCTTGACCCAGGGCCACCAAGCCTGGTTCTGCCCTGCCCACCCTCTGCccttggggtggggctggcccagggcacAGCTCTACTCCCGCCAAGCCTGGCCTACCATCTCAGACCAATTGTAAGTGGAAGgatgggaggcccagagagggtgacgAACCTGCCCACGGTTGCCCAGCAGAGCTTTGAGCTCACAGATGGCACACGGGGAGTTCTCATCTCAgccctgctggtgccttga
- the DERL3 gene encoding derlin-3 isoform X2, with protein MAWRGLAAEFLQVPAVTRAYTAACVLTTAAVLELLSPFQLYFNPHLVLRKFQVWRLVTNFLFFGPLGFSFFFNMLFVFRYCRMLEEGFFRGRKADFVFMFLFGGVLMTLLGLLGSLFFLGQALTAMLVYVWSRRSPRVRVNFFGLLTFQAPFLPWALVGFSLLLGNSILVDLLGEPARPSSPPQAGWLSPEGLWGATPGWLLRHSPASRPHWTSHLSPSPPALPASLFLQPLEQASQPVGFTSSGLTCWDCRGPHLLLPGGCLPQPAWRQEAAADPQVPLSVGPSPQEAATGRPRGGPQLLAPPRGAAGTPAAVTPSRAGPAPGARVPASGRPPSHLSPLLAAEQSVLEAGPVPRAHPNKQNDLQSLRPQHCSPASAGHPLPCWAGAAGLDPGPPSLVLPCPPSALGVGLAQGTALLPPSLAYHLRPIVSGRMGGPERVTNLPTVAQQSFELTDGTRGVLISALLVP; from the exons ATGGCGTGGCGGGGGCTGGCGGCCGAGTTTCTGCAGGTGCCGGCGGTGACGCGGGCCTACACCGCGGCCTGCGTCCTCACCACCGCCGCCGTG CTGGAGCTCCTCAGCCCTTTCCAGCTCTACTTCAACCCGCACCTCGTGCTCCGGAAGTTCCAG GTCTGGAGGCTCGTCACCAACTTCCTCTTCTTCGGGCCCCTGGGATTCAGCTTCTTCTTCAACATGCTCTTCGT GTTCCGCTACTGCCGCATGCTGGAGGAGGGGTTCTTCCGCGGCCGCAAGGCCGACTTCGTCTTCATGTTTCTCTTCGGGGGCGTCCTCATGACC ctgctggggctgctgggcAGCCTGTtcttcctgggccaggccctcacaGCCATGCTGGTGTACGTCTGGAGCCGCCGCAGCCCTCGAGTGAGGGTCAACTTCTTCGGCCTCCTCACCTTCCAGGCACCGTTCCTGCCCTGGGCGCTCGTGGGCTTCTCCCTGCTGCTGGGCAACTCCATCCTCGTGGACCTGCTGGGTGAGCCTGCCCGTCCATCCAGCCCACCCCAAGCTGGCTGGCTGTCACCTGAGGGTCTGTGGGGGGCCACCCCAGGCTGGCTGCTCCGCCACAGCCCTGCCTCCCGCCCGCACTGGACCTCTCAtctgtccccctcccctcctgccctcccagcGTCTCTCTTCTTACAGCCCCTTGAACAAGCCAGCCAGCCTGTAGGCTTCACATCTTCAGGCCTGACCTGCTG GGATTGCCGTGGGCCACATCTACTACTTCCTGGAGGATGTCTTCCCCAACCAGCCTGGAGGCAAGAGGCTGCTGCTGACCCCCAGGTTCCT CTCAGCGTGGGCCCCTCCCCACAGGAAGCTGCTACTGGACGCCCCAGAGGAGGACCCCAATTACTTGCCCCTCCCCGAGGAGCAGCCGGGACCCCTGCAGCAGTGACCCCATCcagggcagggccagccccaggagcccGTGTCCCGGCCTCTGGCCGGCCTCCATCCCACCTCTCACCCCTGCTTGCAGCAGAGCAgtctgttctggaggctgggcctGTGCCCAGGGCCCACCCGAATAAACAGAATGACCTGCAGTCTCTTCGCCCACAGCACTGCTCCCCTGCCTCGGCCGGCCACCCCCTTCCATGCTGGGCAGGGGCTGCTGGCCTTGACCCAGGGCCACCAAGCCTGGTTCTGCCCTGCCCACCCTCTGCccttggggtggggctggcccagggcacAGCTCTACTCCCGCCAAGCCTGGCCTACCATCTCAGACCAATTGTAAGTGGAAGgatgggaggcccagagagggtgacgAACCTGCCCACGGTTGCCCAGCAGAGCTTTGAGCTCACAGATGGCACACGGGGAGTTCTCATCTCAgccctgctggtgccttga
- the DERL3 gene encoding derlin-3 isoform X10: MAWRGLAAEFLQVPAVTRAYTAACVLTTAAVQLELLSPFQLYFNPHLVLRKFQVWRLVTNFLFFGPLGFSFFFNMLFVFRYCRMLEEGFFRGRKADFVFMFLFGGVLMTLLGLLGSLFFLGQALTAMLVYVWSRRSPRVRVNFFGLLTFQAPFLPWALVGFSLLLGNSILVDLLGIAVGHIYYFLEDVFPNQPGGKRLLLTPRFLKLLLDAPEEDPNYLPLPEEQPGPLQQ; this comes from the exons ATGGCGTGGCGGGGGCTGGCGGCCGAGTTTCTGCAGGTGCCGGCGGTGACGCGGGCCTACACCGCGGCCTGCGTCCTCACCACCGCCGCCGTG CAGCTGGAGCTCCTCAGCCCTTTCCAGCTCTACTTCAACCCGCACCTCGTGCTCCGGAAGTTCCAG GTCTGGAGGCTCGTCACCAACTTCCTCTTCTTCGGGCCCCTGGGATTCAGCTTCTTCTTCAACATGCTCTTCGT GTTCCGCTACTGCCGCATGCTGGAGGAGGGGTTCTTCCGCGGCCGCAAGGCCGACTTCGTCTTCATGTTTCTCTTCGGGGGCGTCCTCATGACC ctgctggggctgctgggcAGCCTGTtcttcctgggccaggccctcacaGCCATGCTGGTGTACGTCTGGAGCCGCCGCAGCCCTCGAGTGAGGGTCAACTTCTTCGGCCTCCTCACCTTCCAGGCACCGTTCCTGCCCTGGGCGCTCGTGGGCTTCTCCCTGCTGCTGGGCAACTCCATCCTCGTGGACCTGCTGG GGATTGCCGTGGGCCACATCTACTACTTCCTGGAGGATGTCTTCCCCAACCAGCCTGGAGGCAAGAGGCTGCTGCTGACCCCCAGGTTCCT GAAGCTGCTACTGGACGCCCCAGAGGAGGACCCCAATTACTTGCCCCTCCCCGAGGAGCAGCCGGGACCCCTGCAGCAGTGA
- the DERL3 gene encoding derlin-3 isoform X7 gives MAWRGLAAEFLQVPAVTRAYTAACVLTTAAVQLELLSPFQLYFNPHLVLRKFQVWRLVTNFLFFGPLGFSFFFNMLFVFRYCRMLEEGFFRGRKADFVFMFLFGGVLMTLLGLLGSLFFLGQALTAMLVYVWSRRSPRVRVNFFGLLTFQAPFLPWALVGFSLLLGNSILVDLLGSAGPGLWTVEGGLGIPRLSPGIAVGHIYYFLEDVFPNQPGGKRLLLTPRFLSAWAPPHRKLLLDAPEEDPNYLPLPEEQPGPLQQ, from the exons ATGGCGTGGCGGGGGCTGGCGGCCGAGTTTCTGCAGGTGCCGGCGGTGACGCGGGCCTACACCGCGGCCTGCGTCCTCACCACCGCCGCCGTG CAGCTGGAGCTCCTCAGCCCTTTCCAGCTCTACTTCAACCCGCACCTCGTGCTCCGGAAGTTCCAG GTCTGGAGGCTCGTCACCAACTTCCTCTTCTTCGGGCCCCTGGGATTCAGCTTCTTCTTCAACATGCTCTTCGT GTTCCGCTACTGCCGCATGCTGGAGGAGGGGTTCTTCCGCGGCCGCAAGGCCGACTTCGTCTTCATGTTTCTCTTCGGGGGCGTCCTCATGACC ctgctggggctgctgggcAGCCTGTtcttcctgggccaggccctcacaGCCATGCTGGTGTACGTCTGGAGCCGCCGCAGCCCTCGAGTGAGGGTCAACTTCTTCGGCCTCCTCACCTTCCAGGCACCGTTCCTGCCCTGGGCGCTCGTGGGCTTCTCCCTGCTGCTGGGCAACTCCATCCTCGTGGACCTGCTGG GCTCTGCTGGCCCCGGGCTCTGGACTGTGGAGGGTGGCCTCGGCATTCCCCGGCTCTCCCCAGGGATTGCCGTGGGCCACATCTACTACTTCCTGGAGGATGTCTTCCCCAACCAGCCTGGAGGCAAGAGGCTGCTGCTGACCCCCAGGTTCCT CTCAGCGTGGGCCCCTCCCCACAGGAAGCTGCTACTGGACGCCCCAGAGGAGGACCCCAATTACTTGCCCCTCCCCGAGGAGCAGCCGGGACCCCTGCAGCAGTGA
- the DERL3 gene encoding derlin-3 isoform X3: protein MAWRGLAAEFLQVPAVTRAYTAACVLTTAAVQLELLSPFQLYFNPHLVLRKFQVWRLVTNFLFFGPLGFSFFFNMLFVFRYCRMLEEGFFRGRKADFVFMFLFGGVLMTLLGLLGSLFFLGQALTAMLVYVWSRRSPRVRVNFFGLLTFQAPFLPWALVGFSLLLGNSILVDLLGEPARPSSPPQAGWLSPEGLWGATPGWLLRHSPASRPHWTSHLSPSPPALPASLFLQPLEQASQPVGFTSSGLTCWDCRGPHLLLPGGCLPQPAWRQEAAADPQVPEAATGRPRGGPQLLAPPRGAAGTPAAVTPSRAGPAPGARVPASGRPPSHLSPLLAAEQSVLEAGPVPRAHPNKQNDLQSLRPQHCSPASAGHPLPCWAGAAGLDPGPPSLVLPCPPSALGVGLAQGTALLPPSLAYHLRPIVSGRMGGPERVTNLPTVAQQSFELTDGTRGVLISALLVP, encoded by the exons ATGGCGTGGCGGGGGCTGGCGGCCGAGTTTCTGCAGGTGCCGGCGGTGACGCGGGCCTACACCGCGGCCTGCGTCCTCACCACCGCCGCCGTG CAGCTGGAGCTCCTCAGCCCTTTCCAGCTCTACTTCAACCCGCACCTCGTGCTCCGGAAGTTCCAG GTCTGGAGGCTCGTCACCAACTTCCTCTTCTTCGGGCCCCTGGGATTCAGCTTCTTCTTCAACATGCTCTTCGT GTTCCGCTACTGCCGCATGCTGGAGGAGGGGTTCTTCCGCGGCCGCAAGGCCGACTTCGTCTTCATGTTTCTCTTCGGGGGCGTCCTCATGACC ctgctggggctgctgggcAGCCTGTtcttcctgggccaggccctcacaGCCATGCTGGTGTACGTCTGGAGCCGCCGCAGCCCTCGAGTGAGGGTCAACTTCTTCGGCCTCCTCACCTTCCAGGCACCGTTCCTGCCCTGGGCGCTCGTGGGCTTCTCCCTGCTGCTGGGCAACTCCATCCTCGTGGACCTGCTGGGTGAGCCTGCCCGTCCATCCAGCCCACCCCAAGCTGGCTGGCTGTCACCTGAGGGTCTGTGGGGGGCCACCCCAGGCTGGCTGCTCCGCCACAGCCCTGCCTCCCGCCCGCACTGGACCTCTCAtctgtccccctcccctcctgccctcccagcGTCTCTCTTCTTACAGCCCCTTGAACAAGCCAGCCAGCCTGTAGGCTTCACATCTTCAGGCCTGACCTGCTG GGATTGCCGTGGGCCACATCTACTACTTCCTGGAGGATGTCTTCCCCAACCAGCCTGGAGGCAAGAGGCTGCTGCTGACCCCCAGGTTCCT GAAGCTGCTACTGGACGCCCCAGAGGAGGACCCCAATTACTTGCCCCTCCCCGAGGAGCAGCCGGGACCCCTGCAGCAGTGACCCCATCcagggcagggccagccccaggagcccGTGTCCCGGCCTCTGGCCGGCCTCCATCCCACCTCTCACCCCTGCTTGCAGCAGAGCAgtctgttctggaggctgggcctGTGCCCAGGGCCCACCCGAATAAACAGAATGACCTGCAGTCTCTTCGCCCACAGCACTGCTCCCCTGCCTCGGCCGGCCACCCCCTTCCATGCTGGGCAGGGGCTGCTGGCCTTGACCCAGGGCCACCAAGCCTGGTTCTGCCCTGCCCACCCTCTGCccttggggtggggctggcccagggcacAGCTCTACTCCCGCCAAGCCTGGCCTACCATCTCAGACCAATTGTAAGTGGAAGgatgggaggcccagagagggtgacgAACCTGCCCACGGTTGCCCAGCAGAGCTTTGAGCTCACAGATGGCACACGGGGAGTTCTCATCTCAgccctgctggtgccttga
- the DERL3 gene encoding derlin-3 isoform X11: MAWRGLAAEFLQVPAVTRAYTAACVLTTAAVLELLSPFQLYFNPHLVLRKFQVWRLVTNFLFFGPLGFSFFFNMLFVFRYCRMLEEGFFRGRKADFVFMFLFGGVLMTLLGLLGSLFFLGQALTAMLVYVWSRRSPRVRVNFFGLLTFQAPFLPWALVGFSLLLGNSILVDLLGIAVGHIYYFLEDVFPNQPGGKRLLLTPRFLKLLLDAPEEDPNYLPLPEEQPGPLQQ; this comes from the exons ATGGCGTGGCGGGGGCTGGCGGCCGAGTTTCTGCAGGTGCCGGCGGTGACGCGGGCCTACACCGCGGCCTGCGTCCTCACCACCGCCGCCGTG CTGGAGCTCCTCAGCCCTTTCCAGCTCTACTTCAACCCGCACCTCGTGCTCCGGAAGTTCCAG GTCTGGAGGCTCGTCACCAACTTCCTCTTCTTCGGGCCCCTGGGATTCAGCTTCTTCTTCAACATGCTCTTCGT GTTCCGCTACTGCCGCATGCTGGAGGAGGGGTTCTTCCGCGGCCGCAAGGCCGACTTCGTCTTCATGTTTCTCTTCGGGGGCGTCCTCATGACC ctgctggggctgctgggcAGCCTGTtcttcctgggccaggccctcacaGCCATGCTGGTGTACGTCTGGAGCCGCCGCAGCCCTCGAGTGAGGGTCAACTTCTTCGGCCTCCTCACCTTCCAGGCACCGTTCCTGCCCTGGGCGCTCGTGGGCTTCTCCCTGCTGCTGGGCAACTCCATCCTCGTGGACCTGCTGG GGATTGCCGTGGGCCACATCTACTACTTCCTGGAGGATGTCTTCCCCAACCAGCCTGGAGGCAAGAGGCTGCTGCTGACCCCCAGGTTCCT GAAGCTGCTACTGGACGCCCCAGAGGAGGACCCCAATTACTTGCCCCTCCCCGAGGAGCAGCCGGGACCCCTGCAGCAGTGA
- the DERL3 gene encoding derlin-3 isoform X12: MAWRGLAAEFLQVPAVTRAYTAACVLTTAAVQLELLSPFQLYFNPHLVLRKFQVWRLVTNFLFFGPLGFSFFFNMLFVFRYCRMLEEGFFRGRKADFVFMFLFGGVLMTLLGLLGSLFFLGQALTAMLVYVWSRRSPRVRVNFFGLLTFQAPFLPWALVGFSLLLGNSILVDLLASLFLQPLEQASQPVGFTSSGLTCW, from the exons ATGGCGTGGCGGGGGCTGGCGGCCGAGTTTCTGCAGGTGCCGGCGGTGACGCGGGCCTACACCGCGGCCTGCGTCCTCACCACCGCCGCCGTG CAGCTGGAGCTCCTCAGCCCTTTCCAGCTCTACTTCAACCCGCACCTCGTGCTCCGGAAGTTCCAG GTCTGGAGGCTCGTCACCAACTTCCTCTTCTTCGGGCCCCTGGGATTCAGCTTCTTCTTCAACATGCTCTTCGT GTTCCGCTACTGCCGCATGCTGGAGGAGGGGTTCTTCCGCGGCCGCAAGGCCGACTTCGTCTTCATGTTTCTCTTCGGGGGCGTCCTCATGACC ctgctggggctgctgggcAGCCTGTtcttcctgggccaggccctcacaGCCATGCTGGTGTACGTCTGGAGCCGCCGCAGCCCTCGAGTGAGGGTCAACTTCTTCGGCCTCCTCACCTTCCAGGCACCGTTCCTGCCCTGGGCGCTCGTGGGCTTCTCCCTGCTGCTGGGCAACTCCATCCTCGTGGACCTGCTGG cGTCTCTCTTCTTACAGCCCCTTGAACAAGCCAGCCAGCCTGTAGGCTTCACATCTTCAGGCCTGACCTGCTGGTGA
- the DERL3 gene encoding derlin-3 isoform X4: protein MAWRGLAAEFLQVPAVTRAYTAACVLTTAAVQLELLSPFQLYFNPHLVLRKFQVWRLVTNFLFFGPLGFSFFFNMLFVFRYCRMLEEGFFRGRKADFVFMFLFGGVLMTLLGLLGSLFFLGQALTAMLVYVWSRRSPRVRVNFFGLLTFQAPFLPWALVGFSLLLGNSILVDLLASLFLQPLEQASQPVGFTSSGLTCWDCRGPHLLLPGGCLPQPAWRQEAAADPQVPLSVGPSPQEAATGRPRGGPQLLAPPRGAAGTPAAVTPSRAGPAPGARVPASGRPPSHLSPLLAAEQSVLEAGPVPRAHPNKQNDLQSLRPQHCSPASAGHPLPCWAGAAGLDPGPPSLVLPCPPSALGVGLAQGTALLPPSLAYHLRPIVSGRMGGPERVTNLPTVAQQSFELTDGTRGVLISALLVP from the exons ATGGCGTGGCGGGGGCTGGCGGCCGAGTTTCTGCAGGTGCCGGCGGTGACGCGGGCCTACACCGCGGCCTGCGTCCTCACCACCGCCGCCGTG CAGCTGGAGCTCCTCAGCCCTTTCCAGCTCTACTTCAACCCGCACCTCGTGCTCCGGAAGTTCCAG GTCTGGAGGCTCGTCACCAACTTCCTCTTCTTCGGGCCCCTGGGATTCAGCTTCTTCTTCAACATGCTCTTCGT GTTCCGCTACTGCCGCATGCTGGAGGAGGGGTTCTTCCGCGGCCGCAAGGCCGACTTCGTCTTCATGTTTCTCTTCGGGGGCGTCCTCATGACC ctgctggggctgctgggcAGCCTGTtcttcctgggccaggccctcacaGCCATGCTGGTGTACGTCTGGAGCCGCCGCAGCCCTCGAGTGAGGGTCAACTTCTTCGGCCTCCTCACCTTCCAGGCACCGTTCCTGCCCTGGGCGCTCGTGGGCTTCTCCCTGCTGCTGGGCAACTCCATCCTCGTGGACCTGCTGG cGTCTCTCTTCTTACAGCCCCTTGAACAAGCCAGCCAGCCTGTAGGCTTCACATCTTCAGGCCTGACCTGCTG GGATTGCCGTGGGCCACATCTACTACTTCCTGGAGGATGTCTTCCCCAACCAGCCTGGAGGCAAGAGGCTGCTGCTGACCCCCAGGTTCCT CTCAGCGTGGGCCCCTCCCCACAGGAAGCTGCTACTGGACGCCCCAGAGGAGGACCCCAATTACTTGCCCCTCCCCGAGGAGCAGCCGGGACCCCTGCAGCAGTGACCCCATCcagggcagggccagccccaggagcccGTGTCCCGGCCTCTGGCCGGCCTCCATCCCACCTCTCACCCCTGCTTGCAGCAGAGCAgtctgttctggaggctgggcctGTGCCCAGGGCCCACCCGAATAAACAGAATGACCTGCAGTCTCTTCGCCCACAGCACTGCTCCCCTGCCTCGGCCGGCCACCCCCTTCCATGCTGGGCAGGGGCTGCTGGCCTTGACCCAGGGCCACCAAGCCTGGTTCTGCCCTGCCCACCCTCTGCccttggggtggggctggcccagggcacAGCTCTACTCCCGCCAAGCCTGGCCTACCATCTCAGACCAATTGTAAGTGGAAGgatgggaggcccagagagggtgacgAACCTGCCCACGGTTGCCCAGCAGAGCTTTGAGCTCACAGATGGCACACGGGGAGTTCTCATCTCAgccctgctggtgccttga
- the DERL3 gene encoding derlin-3 isoform X9, with amino-acid sequence MAWRGLAAEFLQVPAVTRAYTAACVLTTAAVQLELLSPFQLYFNPHLVLRKFQVWRLVTNFLFFGPLGFSFFFNMLFVFRYCRMLEEGFFRGRKADFVFMFLFGGVLMTLLGLLGSLFFLGQALTAMLVYVWSRRSPRVRVNFFGLLTFQAPFLPWALVGFSLLLGNSILVDLLGIAVGHIYYFLEDVFPNQPGGKRLLLTPRFLSAWAPPHRKLLLDAPEEDPNYLPLPEEQPGPLQQ; translated from the exons ATGGCGTGGCGGGGGCTGGCGGCCGAGTTTCTGCAGGTGCCGGCGGTGACGCGGGCCTACACCGCGGCCTGCGTCCTCACCACCGCCGCCGTG CAGCTGGAGCTCCTCAGCCCTTTCCAGCTCTACTTCAACCCGCACCTCGTGCTCCGGAAGTTCCAG GTCTGGAGGCTCGTCACCAACTTCCTCTTCTTCGGGCCCCTGGGATTCAGCTTCTTCTTCAACATGCTCTTCGT GTTCCGCTACTGCCGCATGCTGGAGGAGGGGTTCTTCCGCGGCCGCAAGGCCGACTTCGTCTTCATGTTTCTCTTCGGGGGCGTCCTCATGACC ctgctggggctgctgggcAGCCTGTtcttcctgggccaggccctcacaGCCATGCTGGTGTACGTCTGGAGCCGCCGCAGCCCTCGAGTGAGGGTCAACTTCTTCGGCCTCCTCACCTTCCAGGCACCGTTCCTGCCCTGGGCGCTCGTGGGCTTCTCCCTGCTGCTGGGCAACTCCATCCTCGTGGACCTGCTGG GGATTGCCGTGGGCCACATCTACTACTTCCTGGAGGATGTCTTCCCCAACCAGCCTGGAGGCAAGAGGCTGCTGCTGACCCCCAGGTTCCT CTCAGCGTGGGCCCCTCCCCACAGGAAGCTGCTACTGGACGCCCCAGAGGAGGACCCCAATTACTTGCCCCTCCCCGAGGAGCAGCCGGGACCCCTGCAGCAGTGA